AATACACTGATCTTTTCGCCATCCAGACTTACCCCGCCGCCTTGGATCAAGCGCTTGGCTTCTGAGTTACTGGAACACAATCCGCTCTGCACCAATAGTTGTGCCAATTTCATACTGGTTTCGCTAACTTCATATTCCGGTATATCCTCCGGGATTTCCTTTTTTGAAAAGAGGTTCTCAAAACCTTCCTGCGCCTTCTGTGCTTCTTCTTCACCATGATATAGCTTCACGATCTCCCACGCCAGTTGTTTCTTCAAAACCATGGGATTGGTGCCTTTTGCCAGCTCTTGCTTTACTTGTTCCAAGCGGTCTGTATCGTAGGATGTGGCATAGTTGTAGTAGTTCATAATCAGGCTGTCCGGGATGCTCATCACTTTGCCATATTTATCCGCAGGAACATCAAAAACAGCGATATAATTATTCAGGGATTTACCCATTTTATTCACACCATCGGTGCCCAAAAGGATTGGCGAAAGCACAGCGATCTGCTGTTCCATGCCAAAATAACGCTGCATGTCGCGCCCACAGAGGATGTTGAACTTCTGTTCCGTTGCGCCCAGTTCCACATCGCTTTCGATGGCCACGGAATCGTAGCCCTGCAAGACCGGATACATCAGCTCGTGCATGCCCAGGGAAAGCCCCTGTTCATAACGATTGCGGAAGGTATCGTGCGCCATGAATTGTGCTAAGGTAAACTTACCCAAAAGCTTGAGCACGTCTGCCATACCCATGCCGCCAAACCATTCACTTTGATAGCGGATCTCTGTCTGTTCCGGTTTTAGAATAGTAAAGAGCTGATCCATATATTTTTCGCTGTTTATCTTCACCTGCTCATGCGTGAGCGGAGGTCTGGAATCGTCTCTGCCGGTGGGATCACCGATCTGGGCGGTAAAATCCCCGATAATGATGACGCCGGTGTGGCCTAAATCCTGAAAATCCCGCATCTTGCGGATTGGCACCAGATGGCCGATGTGGATATCGAAACCGGTGGGATCGATACCGTATTTGATGCGGAGCGGTTTTCCGCTCTTGGCACTTTTTGCCAGCTTGCCTTTCAGCTCATCCAGCGGGATGATTTCCTCCACGCTTTTTGTAATAATTTTCATTTCATGTTCAAAACTCATTGTGTCTCTTCCTATAAGGATTTGCGATAGATGTGCATAATGCAGGGGAAGGCTTTTCTTGTCAAGTATAGTGAAGCTGGAGAAATTCTTCCCATTCTTTTAAGCCTGATACTTCTCTGCGTTCGCTCTCTTCTTTCTTCGA
This genomic window from Candidatus Cloacimonadota bacterium contains:
- the tyrS gene encoding tyrosine--tRNA ligase codes for the protein MSFEHEMKIITKSVEEIIPLDELKGKLAKSAKSGKPLRIKYGIDPTGFDIHIGHLVPIRKMRDFQDLGHTGVIIIGDFTAQIGDPTGRDDSRPPLTHEQVKINSEKYMDQLFTILKPEQTEIRYQSEWFGGMGMADVLKLLGKFTLAQFMAHDTFRNRYEQGLSLGMHELMYPVLQGYDSVAIESDVELGATEQKFNILCGRDMQRYFGMEQQIAVLSPILLGTDGVNKMGKSLNNYIAVFDVPADKYGKVMSIPDSLIMNYYNYATSYDTDRLEQVKQELAKGTNPMVLKKQLAWEIVKLYHGEEEAQKAQEGFENLFSKKEIPEDIPEYEVSETSMKLAQLLVQSGLCSSNSEAKRLIQGGGVSLDGEKISVFDAEVEIRDAAILRAGKRKFLKLKKV